In Pirellula sp. SH-Sr6A, the DNA window GCGACAGAATCACACTCTACCGCCCGCAACTCCGCTCCGTCTAGCTCTTCTTCACGAATGGAGCCGGGATTGGCTCTTGAGCTTGGTGAGGGTGATCTGGGCCAGCGTACACCTTCAGTTTCGCCAACATGTGGCGACCAAGGTTGTTCTTAGGCAGCATTCGCTTCACAGCGAACTTGACCAAGTCCGTTGGCTTTCGTTCCAGACGCTCTGCGTAGCTTTCCATCTTTTGGCGGTTGTAGCCGTTGTACCAAGCGTAATGTCGCACGTTGAGCTTGTTGCCCGACATGACGACCTTTTCCGCGTTGACAACAACGACGTATTCACCCGTATCAACGTGCGGCGTGTATTCGGGACGGTGCTTACCCATCAATACGGTGGCGATCTCGCTCGCCAATCGTCCAAGAACACAGTCGGTCGCATCGACGATGTACCACTTTTGCTCAACGGAGTGAGGCTTTGCGACGTAGGTTTTAGGTTGTGCTACCATTTCAAAACTCGGAGGGAAAACGGCCCCTGAACCATGTGGTTCGTCACTAATCCCCTCGAAACGCTGAAAATGCCGGGAATTAAGGTGGGAGAGTATATCGGTCGCGGGAAGGGATCACAAGTGCTTTTGATGGCCGAATTCTCCGGTATTTCGCAGGCTCGCGCGTCCCAGGTGCCGAACTTAGTTCCTGCGGGTTAGGTGTACCGGAGTTCAGATTTCGCAGGTATAACGATCACGCAGGGTTTTATCAAGTTTTCCGATTTTGTCCTTTTGGAGGTTTCTTTACATTCCAGGAGGGCATTTTTGGCAAACATTTTGTGGTTCATAGGGGTCAACACGTGTTGGATTTGAAAGGGCTTTTTGCCCCCCACCCGTTGCCAACTGGCGACATCATCGATGCGCTTCGTTATTGGGCCAACGTTGCGCCCAACAAGGTTGCCTTCTACTACACGGACGGGGAGACCGATAGCGACCAATCTCTCACCTATGCCGAACTCGATCACGCCGCGAGGGCGGTGGCGGTTCGAATTCTCGAGAATCACAAGCCAGGCGAGCGAGGCTTGCTTCTTTACCCTCCCACCATGGAGTTCGTGATCGGGTTTTTCGGGTGCCTTTATGCCGGTTGCGTGGCGGTGCCAGCCTATCCCCCTCGGCGCAGCCGCAAGGGCGCTCGCATCCAAGGCATCGCGCAGGATTGCCGCGCGCAGTTCGCGCTGACGACCAGCGATACGGTCGCCCAAATCTTGAAAGATGAGGGGATGAAGGCAGAGACCGAGTCGATGCGTCTGCTCGGAACCGATTCGGTCGACCGCTCCATTGCGATTCAATACCAAGAACTTCCGGTCGACCCGCGTTCGCTGGCGGTGCTCCAGTACACTTCCGGCTCGACGGGGCAGCCGAAGGGGGTCATGCTCACCCATGATAATTTGCTCAAAAACTGCGAAATGATTGCGCAGTTGTTTCAAAACAACCATGAGAAACGGGGAGTCAGCTGGCTCCCGATGTACCACGACATGGGCTTGGTAGGAGGAGTCCTGTCGCCGGTTTACATGTCGGCAACGATGACTCTGATGAGCCCGATGTCGTTCATGCAGCGACCGATTCGATGGCTCAAAACGATAAGCAAGTACAAAGCCACTACCAGCGGTGGCCCCAATTTTGCCTATCAGCTCTGTATCGATAAGGTCACCGAGGAAGAACTGGACGAGCTAGACCTTTCCAGTTGGGAGGTTGCGTTCAACGGCGCAGAACCCGTCCGCGCCTCGACGTTGGAGATGTTCACTCGCAAGTTCTCGAAATGCGGTTTCTCCCACCGATCGCACTTCCCCTGCTATGGCATGGCGGAAACGACGTTGATCGTAACCGGCGGACCTTTCCAACAGCCGCCTGTTATCCGCGCATTCGATAGTCGAAAGCTCGATGCCAGAATCGTCACTCCAGTGGACTCCAATGCTGCAGAGGCTCGCGGTATGGTGGGGTGTGGTCGTGCGACGGAAAACGAGAAAGTTCTGATCGTCGACTCCGAGACCAAGAAGCCGCTTGGGGATGAGTTGATCGGCGAGATTTGGGTTCAAAGCCCAAGCGTTGGAAAAGGTTATTGGGAGAAGGAGGAGCTGTCCAAAGAGACGTTCCAAGCGATCACATCGGACGGGCAGGGGCCGTTTTTGCGAACAGGAGATTTGGGATTCTGGAGCGAAAACCAACTCTATGTCGCTGGCCGCGTGAAGGACTTGATCATCGTCCGCGGCGTCAACCGCTACCCGCAGGACATTGAGGAAACGGTCGAACAATGTCACGAATCGATATCTTCGTCCGCGGCGGCCGCATTCGCCGATGATTCGGGGCCTCGGGAAAGGTTGATCATCGCGGTCGAAGTCCAGCGTTCTCTCGAAGCGGATTGGGGCCCAGCGGTGCAGTCGATCCGGAGGGCGGTGACCCAGGTCCATGAACTACCGCCGGACGCCGTCGTCCTAGTGCGTCATGGTTCGCTCCCGCGCACGTCGTCGGGCAAGATTCAACGGCACGCTTGCCTCCGCGGATTCCGCGAAAACAGTTTTCGGGTAATTCACCAATGGCTTTCGTGGGAAGAGGAGCTCCCAGGGCAATCGCCGATGATCGCTGCGGCGACCGTCGACGATTTGAAGTCCGGGTTCCAACGCAACACCGGAACCAAGAAGACACGCGATCCTGACCCCGCCGTGGTGGAGTTGGTACGGCGTGCGGTGAAGTCTGTTGCGCAGGAGAGAGCCAAGCTCCTGGACTTGGACACCAACGTCATCGTCGATTTGGGATTGGATAGTCTCGAGCGACTCCAAATCGCGCACACGCTGGAAAACGCGGTGGGAGGACGGTTCCCCGAAGAAGTTCTACAAGAAATCGAAACAGTCCGAGAAATCGCCGAGGCTATCGAGCAGCACTTCGGGAAAGACCGAATTCGAGAGGACTTGGTCGCTTCGGAATCGGACCAGCCCGCGCCACGAGAAGTTGCACCGGAGGACTATCGTTTTGAGCTTATGCCGGAGTACCGGCGACTCAAGCAGATGATGTCGCAGTTTGACATGACAGGCATCCCGAACCCGTACTTCTCGGTGCACGAAGGGTTGACGCGCGACACGACCACCGTGGCAGGGAGGCAGTTGATTAGCTTTGCGAGTTACAACTATCTTGGGATGAGCGGCGACCCGACCGTCACCGAGGCGGTGATCCAATCGGTAAAGAAGTACGGAACGAGTGTATCGGCGTCGCGATTGGTGAGCGGTGAGAAGGATATTCACCGCGTTCTCGAGCAGGAGATTGCTCGCTGGGTCGGGGTGGAGGATTCTGTCGTCTTCGTCGGCGGTCATTCGACCAACGAGACGGTCATCGGGCATCTAACCGGTCCCAATGACTTGATTTTGCACGATGCCCTTTCTCACAACAGCATCGTCCAAGGGGCCATACTATCGGGAAGTCGCCGTAGAGCATTTGCGCATAACAGCTATGAAGCCTTGGATGAGGCGTTGACCGAACTTCGGACTCGCTATCGCCGTGTGTTGGTGATCGTAGAAGGTGTCTACAGCATGGACGGGGATTACCCCGAGCTCCCCGCCTTTATCGAAGTCTGCAAGAAACACAAATGTTGGTTGATGGTAGACGAAGCGCACTCCATCGGAACGATGGGAACTCATGGTCGAGGTATCGCAGAGCACTTCGGCATCGACCCAACCGATGTTGATATCTGGATGGGGACTCTCAGCAAATCATTCGGCTCCTGCGGTGGCTACATCGCCGGAAAGAAAGAGCTAGTTGAGTATCTCAAGTACACCACTCCGGGGTTCGTGTTCAGTGTTGGTCTTTCGCCGGCGAACACCGCGGCTGCGATTGCATCGTTGAAGGTAATCGAGCGAGAACCCAATCGGGTTGACAGGTTGCATGAGGCGTCCGCGTTGTTCTTGAACGAGGCTCGCAAACATGGATTGAACACTGGAAAGAGCGCAAACACGCCGGTCGTCCCTGTCATCACCGGAAACTCCTTGCACGCCCTGCTACTGTCGCGTCGCATGAACGAGTCCGGTGTGAATGTGCAGCCGATTTTGTACCCCGCAGTAGAAGAATCCGCTGCACGACTGCGGTTCTTTATCAACTCGACGCACACAAACCAACAGATTCTTTATGCGGTCGACAAATGCGCAGAGCATTTCAAAGCGATTGCGCCCGAGCATTTCCGTGCCCCGCATGCCGTAGAAACCTGAGCGCCGCATGACCGTACCCTTGAATCGTACGATCTTTCGACCGGAGTTGATTGCGTCCGACGCATTTGTAGCCCCCAACGCAACCTTGCTCGGGGAAGTGTTGGTGGGGAATGAAGCGTGCATCTTGTTTGGCGCGGTACTGCGTGGCGATTGCGAACCTATTTCCATCGGCGCCCAGACCAACATTCAAGATCATTGCTGCCTCCATGCCGATCCTGGCTTTCCGTGTGTTGTCGGGAAGCGCGTTACAGTAGGACATGGGGCAATCGTACACGGTGCAACAGTAGAAGACGAATGCTTGATCGGCATTCGAGCGGTACTACTGAACGGGTCGGTGATCGGAACTGGGTCTATCATTGCCGCAGGCGCGCTCATTCCGGAGGGGAAGGTCATTCCCCCGCACTCCCTGGTCATGGGGATGCCGGGGAAGGTGGTTCGCCAGGTGGGGCCCGACGACCGGGTCTTGATCGAGCGAGGTTGGCAGCACTACGTCGAAACATCCCATGCTTATAGAGCATCCCTTGCTTCTGGAAAAACAAGTCGATGAACCGACGTCGTGACCAAAGTTCTAAGCCTGTCGAATTGCAACCGGGCGATCAAGAGCTTGAGATGGGTGTTCCCATTCCAGGCATCATCCAACCGAAAGAGCGTTGGACGCAAACCGGAATCAAGAAGTTGCCTGAAGCGGGACCACTGGCCTTGGGTTCGATCTTTGGACGCGAAGCACCCGTTGCCGTGGATATCGGCTGTGGCAATGGTCGTTTTGCAATCGGTTCGGCGTTAGCAAGGCCGGGTTGGGATCATCTCGCCATTGACTTGCTTCCAACGGTGATTCGGTATGCGACGCGCCGGGGCAATCAACGAGGTTTGAGCAATGTCCGGTTTCTGGTCTGCGATGGATGGCGATTTTTAGAGAATTACCTCAGGCCTGAATCCGTCGACGAATTTCATATCTATCATCCGCAGCCGTATTCCGATCCCGATCAAGCGGAGCGTCGACTGCTTTCCCCAGCCTTCTTCATGCTATTGATCGAGCGATTGAAGCCAGATGGCAAGCTCTTTTTGCAAACAGACCGCCGTCCTTATTGGGACTACATGGTTGACTGCGCGAGTCAATTGATGGATTGGCAAGAAATGCCCAGCGGATGGGGTGATGAGCCCTTCATCCGTTCCCGGCGGGAGATGATTTCTGCCGATCAGCAGTTGCCTGTGTTCCGAGGCTTTGGAACTCGCCGGAAAACGCTTTCGCACGAACAGGTCGCTGCCATCGCGAGCGGGCTACCTTTACCCAACTTCATGGTGCATCCGTCGGAAGATCCGTCCGCGACACCTTCGCGGCGCCGTTCCCGGTTTCGACCGAAGCGTGGGAAGCCCCGAACAGGTCCCCGATAACAACAACGACCTAGTTGGTGTCCCAACCAGGTCGTTTCAGTTTAGGAGTTCCTCGAAGAGATCACTCGGTCATTTGATTTCAACCGGAATATCGTTGGAACCTTCTTTGACATCGACTTTGATGTCGGAGCTCGACTCGCTCCAATACTTGTCCGGGACGGCTTTGTCCATGTGCATCGGAAGAGGCGCTGCGGTGGCATCCTCAGGTGCAATCGACTTCGGAGCGAAATAGACCGTGTACTGACCTACCGGGATGGGATCGGAAAGCTGATAGTTTCCTTGATCGTCTAGGTCTCCGCTAGCGCCATGTCCGGTCTCCAAGCTGACAAACATAACAGCCGCTTTGTTGTAAGGCTTCCCTTTGACCGTAGCGGTTCCTTTGACGGTTCCGACAGGGTTGGGGTTCGAACATCCAACGGCACTCATCCCAAAACAAAACAAAGCTATCCAAGTAAATAGGCGGTTCATATCGTACTTTCAATCGAATGTGAAATGGTGAAGCTTCCAGGTGCAGTCTATTGTTCAATCGATGTGACTTCACCATCGAGTCGGCAGCAAAGACGTTTGAGCGTGAGAAAGTCGATGGAGTTGGGGATAAAGTGCACGGAACCGTCCGCCAATCCAACTTCGATACCTCCGGTGTGCATGGAGTTGATGACCGTGTTATTTCGATACATGGCTTCGGTTGCACCTGTTTGAACAATATTGGAGTTTGGCGCAAAGCGGACGCAGGTCGTACCGGTTTGCCAGAGATCTCCGCAGCCCTGATTGATGCGACGAGGGTGGCGGGATCCGAACCATCCGCCGTAGTAGTTCGAGGTTCGGTTCACGCGATTAACGAGCCCCGATTGGTCGGAGACGAAGATGACGTTTGATGTTCCGTCGGTGATGCTCGACATTTTGGTCGTACCGTTTGGAAATAGGACTCCATTCTCACAAGACCAACCGTGTCCACAATCGAAGGTTCCTACGTTGGGGTCACCTCCTGGAACAGGGCGCGCAGCACCTTGGATACCTACGTAGCTGATATTCATGGCTCGCCCGTCGTTATTGGACACGGGAGCGATATGGAAAGGCTCGAAGGCCGTCGACGGACAGCGATATGTTGGGACGAGCAGATTGATAAGTACTTCATTGCCCGAATAGGCATTAGCACCTGCCGCTCCACCCGACATGAAGTTGGAAGTGAAGGTGAACGAGAGTTGGTTGTACACAT includes these proteins:
- the rplM gene encoding 50S ribosomal protein L13; translation: MVAQPKTYVAKPHSVEQKWYIVDATDCVLGRLASEIATVLMGKHRPEYTPHVDTGEYVVVVNAEKVVMSGNKLNVRHYAWYNGYNRQKMESYAERLERKPTDLVKFAVKRMLPKNNLGRHMLAKLKVYAGPDHPHQAQEPIPAPFVKKS
- a CDS encoding aminotransferase class I/II-fold pyridoxal phosphate-dependent enzyme, encoding MLDLKGLFAPHPLPTGDIIDALRYWANVAPNKVAFYYTDGETDSDQSLTYAELDHAARAVAVRILENHKPGERGLLLYPPTMEFVIGFFGCLYAGCVAVPAYPPRRSRKGARIQGIAQDCRAQFALTTSDTVAQILKDEGMKAETESMRLLGTDSVDRSIAIQYQELPVDPRSLAVLQYTSGSTGQPKGVMLTHDNLLKNCEMIAQLFQNNHEKRGVSWLPMYHDMGLVGGVLSPVYMSATMTLMSPMSFMQRPIRWLKTISKYKATTSGGPNFAYQLCIDKVTEEELDELDLSSWEVAFNGAEPVRASTLEMFTRKFSKCGFSHRSHFPCYGMAETTLIVTGGPFQQPPVIRAFDSRKLDARIVTPVDSNAAEARGMVGCGRATENEKVLIVDSETKKPLGDELIGEIWVQSPSVGKGYWEKEELSKETFQAITSDGQGPFLRTGDLGFWSENQLYVAGRVKDLIIVRGVNRYPQDIEETVEQCHESISSSAAAAFADDSGPRERLIIAVEVQRSLEADWGPAVQSIRRAVTQVHELPPDAVVLVRHGSLPRTSSGKIQRHACLRGFRENSFRVIHQWLSWEEELPGQSPMIAAATVDDLKSGFQRNTGTKKTRDPDPAVVELVRRAVKSVAQERAKLLDLDTNVIVDLGLDSLERLQIAHTLENAVGGRFPEEVLQEIETVREIAEAIEQHFGKDRIREDLVASESDQPAPREVAPEDYRFELMPEYRRLKQMMSQFDMTGIPNPYFSVHEGLTRDTTTVAGRQLISFASYNYLGMSGDPTVTEAVIQSVKKYGTSVSASRLVSGEKDIHRVLEQEIARWVGVEDSVVFVGGHSTNETVIGHLTGPNDLILHDALSHNSIVQGAILSGSRRRAFAHNSYEALDEALTELRTRYRRVLVIVEGVYSMDGDYPELPAFIEVCKKHKCWLMVDEAHSIGTMGTHGRGIAEHFGIDPTDVDIWMGTLSKSFGSCGGYIAGKKELVEYLKYTTPGFVFSVGLSPANTAAAIASLKVIEREPNRVDRLHEASALFLNEARKHGLNTGKSANTPVVPVITGNSLHALLLSRRMNESGVNVQPILYPAVEESAARLRFFINSTHTNQQILYAVDKCAEHFKAIAPEHFRAPHAVET
- a CDS encoding gamma carbonic anhydrase family protein; the encoded protein is MTVPLNRTIFRPELIASDAFVAPNATLLGEVLVGNEACILFGAVLRGDCEPISIGAQTNIQDHCCLHADPGFPCVVGKRVTVGHGAIVHGATVEDECLIGIRAVLLNGSVIGTGSIIAAGALIPEGKVIPPHSLVMGMPGKVVRQVGPDDRVLIERGWQHYVETSHAYRASLASGKTSR
- a CDS encoding tRNA (guanine(46)-N(7))-methyltransferase TrmB, yielding MNRRRDQSSKPVELQPGDQELEMGVPIPGIIQPKERWTQTGIKKLPEAGPLALGSIFGREAPVAVDIGCGNGRFAIGSALARPGWDHLAIDLLPTVIRYATRRGNQRGLSNVRFLVCDGWRFLENYLRPESVDEFHIYHPQPYSDPDQAERRLLSPAFFMLLIERLKPDGKLFLQTDRRPYWDYMVDCASQLMDWQEMPSGWGDEPFIRSRREMISADQQLPVFRGFGTRRKTLSHEQVAAIASGLPLPNFMVHPSEDPSATPSRRRSRFRPKRGKPRTGPR
- a CDS encoding carboxypeptidase regulatory-like domain-containing protein translates to MNRLFTWIALFCFGMSAVGCSNPNPVGTVKGTATVKGKPYNKAAVMFVSLETGHGASGDLDDQGNYQLSDPIPVGQYTVYFAPKSIAPEDATAAPLPMHMDKAVPDKYWSESSSDIKVDVKEGSNDIPVEIK
- a CDS encoding DUF1559 domain-containing protein; translated protein: MVVKRRGFTLVELLVVIAIIGILVGLLLPAVQAAREAARRMSCSNNVKQIGLAMHNYHDTHRSFPYGSFNLREAWPANGSNWRALLLPFIEQGNVYNQLSFTFTSNFMSGGAAGANAYSGNEVLINLLVPTYRCPSTAFEPFHIAPVSNNDGRAMNISYVGIQGAARPVPGGDPNVGTFDCGHGWSCENGVLFPNGTTKMSSITDGTSNVIFVSDQSGLVNRVNRTSNYYGGWFGSRHPRRINQGCGDLWQTGTTCVRFAPNSNIVQTGATEAMYRNNTVINSMHTGGIEVGLADGSVHFIPNSIDFLTLKRLCCRLDGEVTSIEQ